From the genome of [Limnothrix rosea] IAM M-220, one region includes:
- the groL gene encoding chaperonin GroEL (60 kDa chaperone family; promotes refolding of misfolded polypeptides especially under stressful conditions; forms two stacked rings of heptamers to form a barrel-shaped 14mer; ends can be capped by GroES; misfolded proteins enter the barrel where they are refolded when GroES binds), with amino-acid sequence MSKIVSFKDESRRSLEAGINALADAVKITLGPKGRNVLLEKSYGAPQIVNDGITVAKEIELSDPLKNTGARLIREVAAKTNDSAGDGTTTATVMAQALIHEGLKNVTAGANPIALRRGIDAAVKFLVEEIANIAKPVEGEAIAQVAAVSAGNDDEVGNMISQAMEKVTKDGVITVEESKSLATELDVVEGMQLDRGYMSPYFVTDQERQIVEFENPLILITDKKISAIADLVPVLEKVARSSQPLLIIAEDIEGEALATLVVNKARGVLNAAAIKAPSFGDRRKQMLQDIAVLTGGRVISEEVGLNLETVELEMLGSAEKITLTKETTTVVSGGGSKSDIDARVVQIRKQLAETDSEYDAEKLQERIAKLAGGVAVIKVGAATETELKDRKLRIEDALNATKAAVDEGIVPGGGTTLIHLAGKLASVEASLTDAEEKLGVSIVARALEAPLRQLADNAGAEGSVVVEHVRESDMNIGFNAATGEYVDMIAAGIIDPAKVVRSVLQNAGSIAGMVITTEALVVEKPEPEAAAPDMGGMGGMGGGMPGMGGMGMPGMGMM; translated from the coding sequence ATGTCTAAGATTGTCTCTTTTAAGGACGAATCCAGACGGTCTCTCGAAGCGGGTATTAATGCGCTCGCTGATGCCGTCAAAATTACATTAGGTCCTAAGGGTCGTAACGTATTACTGGAGAAGTCTTACGGCGCTCCCCAAATTGTTAATGACGGTATTACTGTCGCGAAGGAAATCGAGCTTTCAGATCCCCTCAAAAATACTGGTGCTCGTCTCATCCGTGAAGTCGCGGCAAAGACAAATGACAGTGCGGGTGATGGTACAACGACTGCGACTGTAATGGCTCAGGCTTTGATCCATGAAGGTCTCAAAAATGTTACGGCTGGTGCGAATCCCATCGCCCTCCGTCGTGGTATTGATGCTGCGGTGAAATTCCTCGTCGAAGAGATTGCCAATATTGCTAAGCCTGTGGAAGGTGAGGCGATCGCCCAGGTTGCGGCGGTATCTGCGGGCAACGACGATGAAGTCGGCAACATGATTTCCCAGGCGATGGAGAAAGTGACTAAAGACGGTGTGATTACCGTTGAAGAGTCTAAGTCCCTCGCAACAGAGCTTGATGTTGTCGAAGGTATGCAGCTCGACCGTGGCTACATGTCTCCCTATTTCGTCACTGACCAAGAGCGTCAAATTGTTGAGTTTGAAAACCCCCTCATCCTCATCACTGACAAGAAAATCTCGGCGATCGCCGACCTCGTCCCTGTCCTCGAAAAGGTTGCCCGTTCCAGCCAGCCTCTCCTAATCATTGCAGAGGACATCGAAGGTGAAGCTCTCGCAACTCTTGTTGTGAACAAAGCTCGTGGTGTGCTTAATGCTGCGGCAATTAAAGCACCTAGCTTCGGCGATCGCCGTAAGCAAATGCTTCAAGATATTGCAGTTCTTACCGGTGGCCGCGTCATTTCCGAGGAAGTCGGTCTAAACCTCGAAACCGTTGAGCTGGAAATGCTCGGTTCCGCTGAAAAGATTACCCTCACAAAAGAAACGACTACTGTTGTTTCCGGCGGCGGCTCTAAGAGCGATATCGACGCTCGCGTGGTGCAAATCCGTAAGCAGTTGGCTGAGACTGACTCTGAGTACGATGCTGAGAAACTCCAAGAGCGTATTGCGAAGCTCGCTGGTGGTGTTGCGGTAATCAAAGTTGGTGCAGCAACAGAGACCGAACTGAAAGATCGCAAACTCCGCATTGAAGATGCGCTTAATGCAACTAAGGCAGCCGTGGACGAAGGTATCGTTCCCGGCGGCGGTACTACTCTCATTCACCTTGCTGGCAAGCTCGCAAGCGTTGAAGCCTCTCTCACTGATGCTGAGGAAAAACTCGGTGTGAGTATTGTTGCCCGTGCCCTCGAAGCGCCCCTCCGCCAACTTGCGGATAATGCCGGTGCGGAAGGTTCCGTTGTTGTTGAGCATGTTCGTGAAAGTGATATGAACATCGGCTTTAACGCTGCAACTGGTGAGTATGTCGATATGATTGCGGCGGGTATTATTGACCCTGCTAAGGTTGTTCGTTCTGTACTCCAGAATGCTGGTTCTATTGCCGGAATGGTGATTACAACTGAAGCGCTTGTTGTCGAAAAGCCTGAACCTGAAGCTGCTGCACCCGACATGGGTGGCATGGGCGGCATGGGCGGCGGCATGCCCGGTATGGGCGGCATGGGAATGCCCGGCATGGGAATGATGTAA
- the ispE gene encoding 4-(cytidine 5'-diphospho)-2-C-methyl-D-erythritol kinase → MSGYLLTAPAKINLYLEILGDRPDGFHELVMVMQTIALSDRIEVSSHRGKGINLYCKQPLVPLDERNIAYRAAQLMMARFPHAYEEFGGVDITIEKNIPVAAGLAGGSGNGAAVLVGLNLLWQLGLTQPDLRILAAELGSDVPFCIGGGTAIATGRGEILDPLPDLDGIPIVLAKYSNIAVSTPWAYQTYRAQFEDGYLRDDESWQDRMTQIHSGGLIQAIQTKNIQAIAAELHNDLEKVVLPAFPQVQTLRDCFAKHGAIGTMMSGSGPSVFAICESVEQANQLKTSVSTELNSPDLDLWVTQISCHGIQAATL, encoded by the coding sequence ATGTCCGGCTACCTTTTGACTGCTCCTGCGAAGATTAATCTCTACCTCGAAATTTTGGGCGATCGCCCTGATGGTTTCCATGAGCTAGTGATGGTGATGCAAACAATTGCCTTGAGCGATCGCATTGAAGTCAGTTCCCACCGTGGCAAGGGCATCAACCTCTATTGCAAACAGCCCCTAGTACCCCTAGACGAACGCAACATTGCCTACCGCGCAGCGCAGTTAATGATGGCGCGTTTTCCCCATGCCTATGAAGAATTTGGCGGCGTTGATATTACGATTGAGAAAAATATTCCAGTGGCCGCAGGCTTGGCTGGCGGGTCGGGTAATGGCGCAGCAGTTTTGGTGGGCTTAAATCTACTCTGGCAGCTGGGTCTTACTCAACCGGACTTGCGTATCTTGGCGGCGGAGCTGGGTTCCGATGTGCCATTTTGTATTGGCGGTGGCACGGCGATCGCCACAGGACGCGGTGAAATCCTTGACCCATTACCGGATCTCGATGGCATTCCCATTGTCCTCGCCAAATATAGCAATATCGCCGTTTCAACTCCTTGGGCCTATCAGACCTACCGTGCCCAATTTGAGGATGGCTATCTCCGTGATGACGAAAGCTGGCAAGATCGGATGACACAAATCCATTCCGGTGGCCTAATTCAAGCAATTCAAACTAAAAATATCCAGGCGATCGCCGCCGAACTCCACAACGATTTAGAAAAAGTTGTTTTACCCGCATTTCCTCAAGTTCAAACCTTAAGAGATTGCTTCGCTAAACATGGGGCGATCGGCACAATGATGTCCGGTTCTGGGCCAAGCGTCTTTGCCATTTGCGAGTCCGTTGAACAGGCCAATCAACTCAAAACATCTGTCTCCACCGAGCTTAATAGCCCTGATCTAGATTTGTGGGTTACCCAAATTTCATGTCATGGCATCCAAGCTGCAACTCTCTAA
- the dcm gene encoding DNA (cytosine-5-)-methyltransferase: MNKTFHNPVYEYYSAAQVADILGISKCTLSKWHRSGKLIPDQYESQRKGMPQYHIEHLKYFDVFQQLLSSQWNQELAIKPCRAYQSVELFAGAGGLAIGLEKAGFNGILFNEIDKNACKTLRHNRPSWNVIEDDISQVDFFDYKNKVDILSGGFPCQAFSYAGKKLGFEDTRGTLFFEFARAVREINPKIFLAENVAGLLKHDDGKTLSTIKNVIQELGYELIEPRVLKAIFYKVPQKRERLFLIAIRKDLGSVTQFKWPDPYYKLMTVRDALKGGSLYSSEVSESVGQTYSQRKAEILSHVPEGGYWRDLPDHLQREYMKKSYFLGGGKTGIARRLAWDEPSLTLTCAPAQKQTERCHPQETRPLTVREYARIQTFPDEWKFIGSISSQYRQIGNAVPVNLAYAVGRSLVRLLNEIEHPVSMQTLSEQKNSAKTKTPTCKQLELTF; encoded by the coding sequence GTGAATAAAACGTTCCATAATCCAGTCTATGAATATTATTCAGCAGCACAAGTAGCTGATATTTTAGGGATTTCAAAATGCACTTTGAGCAAATGGCATCGTAGTGGAAAACTGATCCCAGATCAGTATGAAAGCCAACGTAAAGGAATGCCTCAGTATCATATTGAACATTTAAAATATTTTGATGTTTTTCAGCAGCTTTTAAGTAGTCAATGGAACCAAGAATTAGCAATTAAACCCTGTCGGGCATATCAATCAGTAGAGCTTTTTGCTGGTGCTGGAGGATTAGCAATTGGTTTGGAGAAAGCTGGATTTAATGGAATACTTTTTAATGAAATTGATAAAAATGCTTGTAAAACTCTCAGACATAATCGACCAAGCTGGAATGTTATTGAGGATGATATTTCTCAAGTTGATTTCTTCGATTATAAAAACAAAGTTGATATCCTTTCTGGAGGTTTTCCTTGTCAAGCGTTTTCCTATGCAGGTAAGAAATTAGGATTTGAAGATACCAGAGGAACCTTGTTTTTTGAGTTTGCACGAGCTGTGCGTGAAATAAATCCTAAAATTTTTCTTGCTGAAAACGTTGCTGGTCTTCTCAAGCATGATGATGGTAAGACTTTATCTACAATTAAAAATGTTATTCAAGAGTTAGGTTACGAACTTATAGAACCACGTGTATTGAAAGCTATTTTCTACAAAGTACCGCAAAAGCGAGAAAGGTTATTCCTCATTGCTATACGTAAAGATTTAGGCTCTGTTACCCAGTTTAAATGGCCAGATCCTTACTACAAATTAATGACTGTGAGGGATGCACTAAAGGGTGGCTCTCTCTACTCTAGTGAAGTTTCTGAGTCCGTAGGACAAACTTATTCTCAACGTAAAGCAGAAATTTTGTCCCATGTTCCAGAAGGTGGTTATTGGCGAGATTTACCGGATCATTTACAGCGTGAGTATATGAAAAAAAGCTATTTTTTAGGTGGTGGTAAAACAGGTATAGCAAGAAGATTGGCGTGGGATGAACCAAGTTTGACCTTGACTTGTGCACCAGCTCAAAAGCAAACGGAAAGGTGTCATCCACAAGAAACTCGACCGCTTACCGTTCGTGAATATGCAAGAATCCAAACTTTTCCTGATGAGTGGAAATTTATTGGTTCAATCTCTTCTCAGTATCGACAAATCGGGAATGCGGTGCCTGTTAATTTAGCTTATGCTGTTGGGCGATCACTTGTCAGATTATTGAATGAAATTGAACATCCAGTTAGTATGCAGACATTGTCGGAACAGAAAAATTCTGCGAAAACAAAAACACCTACATGTAAACAATTAGAGCTAACTTTCTAA
- a CDS encoding Eco47II family restriction endonuclease, translating to MDNYNLGFIDDDMIFEHVKKTVQKYRFSISLKEFNKNLIDPIKLTFDAEIYGKSIEDIILTECMRQIDKSNSNHIGYFHQNLFQHISPDWEVPKQGFDVVNKKKCIFAEIKNKHNTMNSSSSQKTYMRMQAQLLKNNQSLCFLVEVIAKNSQNVPWIISLDGQQTQHPNICRVSIDQFYTIVTGDAMAYQKLCANLPRIIHDAVVSLDILNAITNTVLEELSDISDDFLTSLYMMAFEKYQGFDSFHIKPE from the coding sequence ATGGATAACTATAACTTGGGTTTCATTGATGACGATATGATCTTTGAACATGTCAAAAAGACAGTCCAAAAATATAGATTTTCTATAAGCCTCAAAGAATTCAACAAAAATTTAATTGATCCAATTAAGTTGACTTTCGATGCCGAAATTTACGGAAAAAGTATCGAAGATATTATCTTGACGGAATGTATGAGGCAGATTGATAAATCCAACTCAAACCATATTGGCTATTTTCATCAGAATTTATTTCAGCATATTTCTCCAGATTGGGAAGTTCCTAAGCAAGGCTTCGATGTTGTTAACAAAAAGAAATGTATATTTGCGGAGATTAAAAATAAGCATAATACAATGAATTCATCTTCATCTCAAAAAACATATATGAGAATGCAAGCTCAACTCCTTAAAAATAATCAATCACTGTGTTTTTTAGTAGAAGTTATTGCTAAAAATAGCCAAAATGTTCCTTGGATTATCTCTTTGGATGGACAGCAGACCCAACATCCTAATATTTGCCGTGTATCGATAGATCAGTTTTATACAATAGTGACAGGGGACGCAATGGCATATCAGAAGCTCTGTGCTAATTTGCCACGTATTATTCACGACGCTGTAGTAAGTCTTGATATTCTCAATGCCATTACAAACACTGTTTTAGAAGAGTTATCTGATATTTCCGATGATTTTTTGACTAGCTTATATATGATGGCATTTGAGAAATATCAAGGTTTCGACAGCTTCCATATTAAGCCCGAATAA
- a CDS encoding NAD(P)/FAD-dependent oxidoreductase: protein MEELLYIEVPTPQIEKVCEWLQNAWQPTDGDKVMTPDGVVLDIGGKRLSIFTWSVQRTTYLKVFAWGDRPSGVKNLCRQLEQDIRVVFPNRYPAPPELIEDQSIFEVLQADYPKTVEYFQKFPQGEFDLQRAYWWEKRWRETVKNPQEPKRVIFEQASEPDDRLPSFDLVYVGGALGVIHAAVMARLGYKVLLIERLPFGRMNREWNISRSELQSLINLGLFDEAEIEELIAREYKNGFSKFFDGNNPPSLKANILYTPTVLNVAIASELLLEKCGEKLLAAGGEIWDETEFVRADIGAKQAKVFTKNIKSGAEKIAQSRLVMDAMGTASPIAAQLNKGRPFDSICPTVGGVIKGFDKEVWDADYGDVLNSHGDISRGRQLIWELFPGKDDEFTIYLFHYHEAHPDNPGSLLEMYEDFFNILPEYRRCDMDELTFEKATFGYIPGYFNVGSGDRTVAFDRLLAIGDAASLQSPLVFTGFGSLVRNLDRLTTLLDIALKQDLLDTKNLNKIRAYQSNIAVTWLFSKGMMVPTHSNLPPQRVNAMLNTFFGLLADSPPEIAETFIKDRTSWLVFNKLAIVAARQNPLLLTWIWEMAGAKDFIRWVGAYLAFTFDAILSFLIMGWLPQFLDNSQDWLEKKYPSLWLTLLSLRYRLQTGT, encoded by the coding sequence ATGGAAGAACTGTTATACATCGAAGTCCCTACGCCCCAAATTGAGAAGGTTTGTGAATGGCTACAGAATGCATGGCAGCCAACTGATGGTGACAAAGTGATGACGCCTGATGGTGTTGTGTTGGATATTGGGGGTAAGCGGTTATCGATTTTTACTTGGTCGGTACAGCGAACGACTTATCTCAAGGTTTTTGCTTGGGGCGATCGCCCGTCTGGTGTAAAAAATCTTTGTCGGCAGTTAGAGCAAGATATTCGCGTCGTCTTTCCAAATCGTTATCCTGCGCCACCGGAGCTGATCGAGGATCAATCAATTTTCGAGGTGTTGCAAGCTGATTATCCCAAGACTGTTGAATATTTCCAGAAATTTCCCCAGGGAGAATTTGACCTCCAGCGTGCCTATTGGTGGGAAAAGCGGTGGCGTGAAACGGTAAAAAATCCGCAGGAACCGAAGCGGGTCATTTTTGAGCAGGCTAGTGAACCGGATGATCGTTTGCCAAGTTTTGATCTGGTTTATGTTGGTGGGGCGCTAGGGGTGATCCATGCAGCTGTGATGGCACGGCTGGGCTATAAGGTTTTATTGATTGAGCGGTTGCCTTTTGGGCGGATGAATCGGGAGTGGAATATTTCCCGTAGTGAGCTGCAAAGTCTGATTAATCTCGGTTTATTTGATGAAGCTGAAATTGAAGAGCTGATTGCCCGGGAATATAAAAATGGCTTTAGTAAGTTTTTTGATGGTAATAATCCTCCAAGTCTCAAGGCAAATATTCTTTACACTCCCACGGTTCTTAATGTGGCGATCGCCTCGGAATTGCTCCTAGAAAAATGCGGCGAAAAACTATTAGCAGCGGGCGGTGAAATTTGGGATGAAACAGAATTTGTGCGTGCTGATATTGGCGCGAAACAAGCTAAAGTTTTCACGAAAAATATCAAGTCTGGCGCAGAAAAAATTGCCCAATCTCGTCTTGTAATGGATGCGATGGGCACAGCGTCACCAATTGCAGCACAGCTGAATAAAGGTCGCCCTTTTGATAGCATTTGTCCGACAGTGGGCGGAGTCATTAAAGGTTTTGATAAAGAGGTATGGGACGCGGATTATGGCGATGTGCTCAATTCCCATGGCGATATTTCCCGGGGCAGACAGCTGATTTGGGAACTGTTTCCTGGTAAGGACGATGAGTTCACTATCTATTTATTTCACTACCATGAAGCACATCCTGATAATCCTGGTTCTCTCTTGGAAATGTACGAGGATTTCTTTAATATTTTGCCGGAGTACCGTCGTTGCGACATGGATGAGCTGACCTTTGAAAAGGCGACTTTTGGCTATATTCCCGGTTATTTTAATGTCGGATCCGGCGATCGCACGGTGGCTTTTGATCGGCTGTTGGCGATCGGTGATGCCGCTTCTTTGCAATCTCCCCTCGTCTTTACAGGTTTTGGTTCACTAGTGCGTAATCTCGACCGCCTGACCACACTTCTAGACATTGCCCTAAAACAAGACCTACTCGACACCAAAAACCTCAATAAAATTCGAGCCTACCAAAGCAATATCGCCGTCACTTGGCTATTTTCGAAGGGGATGATGGTGCCGACCCATAGCAATTTGCCGCCCCAACGCGTTAATGCGATGCTCAATACCTTCTTTGGGCTATTGGCCGATTCCCCCCCAGAAATTGCCGAGACCTTTATTAAAGACCGCACCAGTTGGCTCGTGTTTAATAAATTGGCGATCGTCGCGGCGCGTCAAAACCCATTACTGCTCACATGGATTTGGGAAATGGCCGGTGCAAAAGACTTTATTCGTTGGGTTGGCGCTTATCTCGCGTTCACTTTTGATGCGATTTTGAGCTTTTTAATTATGGGTTGGTTACCGCAATTTCTCGATAATTCCCAAGATTGGCTAGAGAAAAAATACCCTAGTCTTTGGTTAACATTGTTGAGTCTGAGATACCGCCTGCAAACAGGTACGTAA
- a CDS encoding 2Fe-2S iron-sulfur cluster-binding protein, with product MSDITFVQENEENKIVIASNGSNLREKALQNGVDLYTFGAKLMNCGGVGQCATCMVEVIEGMENLSPKSAFEERRLKKRPDNYRLACQTVVNGKVVVKTKPKRKKK from the coding sequence ATGTCAGACATCACCTTTGTACAGGAAAACGAAGAAAACAAAATTGTCATCGCATCCAACGGCTCCAACCTTAGGGAAAAGGCACTACAAAATGGCGTAGATTTGTACACCTTCGGTGCAAAGCTAATGAACTGCGGTGGCGTTGGTCAATGTGCTACCTGTATGGTCGAAGTCATCGAGGGAATGGAAAACCTATCACCAAAGAGCGCCTTCGAAGAACGTCGCCTCAAAAAACGCCCCGACAATTACCGCCTTGCCTGCCAGACAGTTGTGAATGGCAAAGTCGTCGTCAAAACAAAACCCAAGCGCAAAAAGAAATAG
- the psbM gene encoding photosystem II reaction center protein PsbM: protein MQVNDLGFIATILFVLVPTVFLLILYIQTNKTAS from the coding sequence ATGCAAGTAAATGATCTTGGCTTTATTGCAACGATTCTATTTGTTCTTGTGCCGACAGTTTTCTTGTTGATCCTCTATATCCAGACCAACAAAACTGCTTCTTAA
- the cax gene encoding calcium/proton exchanger, translating into MLNKNTFFLALLVFIPISIAGEYLGWNPVTVFCTAALAIIPLAAFMGEATEEIAVVVGPNLGGLLNATFGNATELILAFIALKSGLVEVVKATITGSIMSNLLLVMGLAMLLGGLKFKEQDFQPTAARLNASSMNLAVIAILIPTAVEYTSTGIGEATLQNLSVAVAIVLIGVYGLTLLFSMKTHSYLYDVGVAEVEEEGDTAEETKEKVNLWFWVGILLVVTLAVAVESELLVGTLEEATSSLGLSSLFTGVILLPIIGNAAEHATAVTVALKNKMDLSVSVAVGSSLQIALFVAPVLVIAGWVMGQPMDLNFNPFELVAVAVAVLIANSISSDGNSNWLEGSLLLATYAVLSLAFFFHPEVAGLA; encoded by the coding sequence ATGCTGAACAAAAACACCTTTTTTCTAGCTTTGCTAGTCTTTATCCCCATCTCAATTGCTGGGGAATATTTGGGATGGAATCCCGTTACTGTTTTCTGCACCGCAGCCCTAGCGATCATTCCCCTTGCTGCCTTTATGGGCGAAGCAACCGAAGAAATTGCCGTTGTCGTTGGCCCCAACCTCGGCGGATTACTCAATGCAACCTTTGGTAACGCAACTGAATTAATCCTGGCATTTATTGCCCTCAAGTCCGGTCTTGTAGAAGTTGTTAAAGCAACCATTACCGGCTCAATTATGAGTAACCTACTCCTTGTCATGGGTTTGGCTATGTTATTAGGCGGCCTAAAATTTAAAGAGCAAGACTTCCAGCCCACCGCCGCGCGCCTTAATGCATCGTCCATGAACCTTGCCGTTATCGCAATTTTGATTCCAACAGCAGTAGAATATACCTCCACCGGTATTGGCGAAGCGACCTTACAAAATCTTTCTGTAGCAGTGGCGATCGTCCTCATCGGCGTTTATGGTTTGACATTACTTTTTTCCATGAAAACCCACTCATACCTCTACGATGTTGGTGTGGCTGAAGTTGAAGAAGAAGGTGACACGGCAGAAGAAACAAAAGAAAAAGTCAACCTTTGGTTTTGGGTTGGTATCTTACTCGTTGTAACCCTTGCCGTAGCAGTGGAATCAGAACTACTAGTTGGAACCCTCGAAGAAGCCACTTCCAGTCTGGGCTTGAGTTCCCTCTTTACCGGTGTAATTTTATTGCCCATTATTGGTAACGCAGCTGAACATGCAACAGCGGTTACTGTGGCGCTAAAAAACAAAATGGATTTATCTGTATCTGTAGCAGTTGGTTCTAGTTTGCAAATTGCGTTATTTGTCGCACCCGTCCTCGTGATTGCAGGCTGGGTTATGGGTCAGCCGATGGATCTGAATTTCAATCCCTTTGAACTTGTGGCAGTCGCTGTCGCTGTTTTAATTGCCAACTCTATTAGCTCGGATGGCAACTCGAACTGGCTTGAGGGCAGTTTATTACTCGCAACCTATGCAGTGCTGAGCTTAGCTTTTTTCTTCCACCCGGAAGTGGCAGGCTTAGCTTAA